In one Rutidosis leptorrhynchoides isolate AG116_Rl617_1_P2 chromosome 8, CSIRO_AGI_Rlap_v1, whole genome shotgun sequence genomic region, the following are encoded:
- the LOC139862625 gene encoding uncharacterized protein: MLKSLVSRATSTQKLINFAQCKQQRGLHSRNKMAMEYIAKGWNALKEVDRVIDYCEPRDKRLIPHLMATKDNFEMALEVDNTNTHARYWLSRLHLKYHVPGQCKAIGAALLVEAADMGDADAQYELGRNLRIENEGVHTDQQAFYYLEKAADQLQPDALYLLGAVYLAGDCVKKDIASALWCFYRASDKGHAGAAIACGSLLIRGYELPTSLKKFNGHTSRNPRKKSREPKSDPIQLAREQFENAAKLGNDLGFRWLKRLEEEEKRFLAA, translated from the exons ATGCTGaagtccttggtttcgagagctactTCTACACAGAAACTTATTAACTTTGCCCAATGCAAGCAACAG CGAGGATTGCACAGTAGAAACAAGATGGCGATGGAATACATTGCAAAAGGTTGGAATGCTTTAAAGGAGGTCGATAGGGTGATTGACTATTGCGAACCCAGAGATAAACGACTAATTCCTCACCTTATGGCAA CAAAGGATAATTTCGAAATGGCTCTAGAAGTTGATAATACAAATACCCATGCTCGATATTGGTTATCCAGACTGCATCTTAAATATCATGTTCCCGGACAATGTAAAGCCAT AGGAGCTGCTTTATTGGTGGAAGCAGCAGATATGGGCGATGCAGATGCTCAATATGAATTGGGTCGTAATTTGAGAATTGAG AATGAAGGAGTTCATACAGATCAACAAGCTTTTTATTATTTGGAGAAGGCAGCAGACCAG TTGCAACCGGATGCGCTGTACCTTCTGGGAGCCGTTTATTTGGCAGGCGACTGCGTTAAAAAAGACATTGCGTCAGCATTATGGTGTTTTTATAGAGCTTCGGATAAG GGTCATGCTGGGGCAGCAATTGCGTGTGGATCCCTTCTTATTAGAg GTTACGAACTTCCCACATCTTTAAAGAAATTCAATGGGCATACAAGTAGGAACCCACGGAAAAAATCCCGTGAACCAAAATCTGATCCGATCCAATTGGCAAGAGAACAGTTTGAGAATGCTGCAAAATTAGGAAACGATCTTGGATTTAGATGGCTAAAAAGACTCGAAGAGGAAGAGAAGCGTTTTCTGGCTGCATAA